Genomic segment of Primulina tabacum isolate GXHZ01 chromosome 11, ASM2559414v2, whole genome shotgun sequence:
CCGAAAGACGCAACAAGTTTAGGCGTCATTGATTGGGAATTGTTTTATTTGATTATATTAATATTGTTACCGATtttcataaatttaatttatatttatttttattttcgaatATTCATTGTGaaattttttcttgtttttgcagtgcatgcgaagatcttGAAATTTTGACTTGCTAATCTTTGATCCGAAGATTGAAAGAACAGCTAGGAGACAAAGAAAAGCAAGGATAATAGAATTAAACCAGATAGCGAAATACATAAAAAACAGTAATCAACCTCTTGCTACAGTACCTATTAGAGATCACTACTAGCCGATGATCAATGCacactcatctttcacaccatattatatgttttgatacatcattgcatgaaaaacatgatatttttgtttttatgacataaacatgataaaactaTAGTTTTCATATTTTGAAACTCTTGCTTATGTTGGTAGGGCTATGGgaggatgtttttccacatgtttaagggtccttaggtgcatgtttaaaggctgaaaaAGGTAGGGGAAAATATTGAACGAAAATTTGGGTTTTTGATAAACTAGGGTTTTCGAATTTTGGGTTCTAGAAGGAAAAGGTTGTGTACTGGATATGGGACACATCTAGGGGTCTCAAGAGTGTTGTATGATGGTCATAGGGAGGTTAAAGGGGTGCTGGTGCAAGGAGGAGGACTGTAGGCGTGAAGGTTGGAATCGCGCATGCCATGAGGATCGGGTTTGGGGGATGTGGGTTCTAGGTCCTTTAAGCTCAGTCCAGCAGGGTCTCTAGGGTTCTTTCATGGTGCTAAGAAGGGTTCATAGGGGCTGGTCTTGTTGGTTGAgcgctagggccgaaggaattaaTGGTTGGACCAAGCTAGGGTTTGAACATGGGCAATAAAAATTCAGTAGGTTTCCTATGCTTGATCAAGGGTCTTAAATGGTTTTGTTTGGGTTGCATAgggtatggttaggtgttaataagctttGGCTCAATCttgattaagtttcgagtcgattagGGTTAAAATCGAGATGTACATATATGTTTAAAAACGAATGGAGAAATTATAGCGTaagtttatgtttaagaaatatgtatgggtgtattttaaggtgtaatattaagtttggatggatatgtgtcgtcgttttaaggtccaaaggtaaattgggaaagttaggaTTTCAtgggcaaaatagtcattttacaactaaaaaatgttagacgtcctggcagtgctTTGAATActgtaatatattttaaaatgtttatagaattttatgatgaaacgttaatgctaaaagatatgttgcatgcttggtttaaaagaaaaattatatatttatacatgGATTTGTATAGGTGATGAAATTAATGAAATGCTGAAGGAGATGACTTGATTGTGACATAGGATGTGTTTGGGGATATCGTgaaggaaaaggccccagagggagcctgtctaaaggagaaggcccagagggagcccggaTGTGGGAAAAGAGtccagagagagcccatttgcaagagaaggcctcagagggagctcgacgatcgtatttccatcgaaATGATATGATGTTTTGTAAGTacaaggctcagttgatgggtgagagtgtcggtGATATCCCCACCGCCTGGTACCATGATTAtacgtagatagatccatcgaactacagctgatacgaagtcacaattaacgatatgaattcaataaaaaagtgTATACATATATGacgaaagaaaatatttatgatgaaaggtttaaagttatgcatattcatgaaaaactatttttagtaaaaatattttattgatgcatgtgattgtatatgtactaCTTGTTATAATGATTAAGATTTGctaagtcattagactcactaggtgtgatggatatAGGAGAGGATGATTttgatggaggacttgatggttgaactagctggactgatgATGCACATAACTCGAGGACCTTTGatagttttccgcattacgtttatgatttaagtttaacTTAAAGATTTTATaacttatgatgcttttgagagattttgagggATGACGAtgtttatactttattttgaaaaatgctagttttaggtttggttgaCAATTTACgttttcatgttttgaattgcATTTTGGGATTTTCATATAATTAGttgttggtttatttttaaaggGTGCAAactatttatatatgtatatatgtgttttTCGGCCGAATGAATAGACGACAGATtaagaaagaaataaaaaactTTCTAGcccattttaaagaaaaacaagtaGTGGACATTTCACTTCTACAATAGACTGAATGGGCAAACAAGGATGATAGTTGATGCGGCTACGGGTAGAACCATATTCACTAAATCATCAAATCAAGCATATGATATGCTTGAAAAAATGATCATCAACATTTACCATTGTCCCTATGTACCAAAGAAGCCAGTCAAATTCTAGAGCTGTTGTAGTTCAGTTGAGGAAGATCCTATCAACGAGGAAGCACAATATATCAACAACAGAGGATATGGTGGCTATCGACGTAATCATGTACctatttattattatcataGTTTGTGTAACCACGAAAATTTTTCATTCTCAAACAgcaagaatgtgttgaatcttCCCCGGAGTTCAATAATCAAAAGGGTGATGGGAGACCATCATTCGAGAACTTGGTTTGTACATTTGTTAGAAAATCGAATAGAAGGATGGGTTAGACGGAGTCTATGCTTGATAATATTGAGACGTACATTGGAAATATGGGTGACACAATGAAGTGCCTAAAGACATAGATAGGGCAGCTTGAAAGTGTGTTGAAGGACCAAAACAAAGGTCAGTTTCCTACGaaactaaaataaatattaaagagCAAAGTAAGACCCTCACTTTGAAGAGTGAAAAGAAAGTTGGTATTATGGATCCTGAGGTGGAAGATGTAGTAATTGAGAGTTAAGAGACGAAAGTAGATGAACACAAGAGGGCACCTGAGCAGCAGCCTTTTCCAAAGGCTAATCCCACTTATCCTCATAGGTTCAAGACAAAAGTATTGGATGACCAGTATGATATATTTCTTGGaatattcaataaaattcaCATCAACATCCCATTTGTTAAAGCTTTAGAGAAATTCCAAACTATGCAAAATTTATCAAGGATCCGATGTCAAAAAAGAAAGGGCTTCAAGAATACTAAACAATAAAGTTGACTGAAGAGTGCAGAGCCATTTCCCAAAGACGCTACTGCATAAATTGAAAGATTCAATAAGCTTTACTATCTCTTGCGTTATTGGTGGTTCTCATTTAAATTGggctttatgtgatttaggtGCAAGTATTTAATGTCTTTTTTCTATTTACAGGACCCTGGAGCTTGGAGAAGTGAAGCCTAGCACTATCACCTTGCAATTGGCAGATAGGTCGCTTACATATCCACGTTGGATAGTCGACAACGTACTTATGAATGTGGAAAAATTTAACTTCTCTGCAGATTTCATGATTTTGGACATGGAGGAAGATCAATATGCACTTTTAATCTTTGGAAGACCTTTCTTAGCTATTGACAGAGCGTTGATTGATGTACATAAAGGAGAACTTACTTGGAGAGTTGGTGGTGGACCAATGATGTTCTACATTTACAAAGCCATTAAAGAACCACGAGGCAAGTACTTGCAATAGTATTGCTATCATTGATGCTTGTGTGTCTCATGTGGGTGTAGGATAGCTTGTGGAAGATCATTTGGAGAGATGTCTGATTAATTTGACATCTTGTATTAATGATGAGGATTGGGATCTTAAGAGCAAATACTTGCTCTTGACAGTCTGCCAAAAGAAAATGAATGTAAAGCTCAAAAAGAAGAGTTGCTAGAAGATGAGTCAAAAGAAGTACCACAACCTACTCATGTTTTAAAAGAATTACCAAGCCTTCTATGTTATACATTTTTAGGTGAGGATTCAATGCATCTAGTTTATATTTCTTCTTTGATTACTATTGATGAAAAAGATAGATTATTACGAATATTGAGGGAATTTAAATCCGTATTGGGGTGGTCGATTGTTGATATAAAGTGGATTAGTCATGTAACATCCGAAAAATCGAACACACTAACCACATGCATGtatgaaaatttatttgaaattattttaatgagTGGTCTAGAAGCATGTTTAAGTATTGGCAAGATTTAATTGTTATTTAACCGAATGTTATGAATATAAACTTTCTACAGTCGAATACGCGATGTACGGCAAAAGGCGACAGAACGGGGAATGATTTTGATAAGGTTACTATTTTTAGAAACTTGGGACATAGTAATCCTATTTAGGAAAGTGACAAATTTATTTATAGTAAGGGAATAACTTAATCAGTAGCAAACTTTTGCTAGAAAATAAGAAGTTTAGGGTTTATGATGATAGAAACAAGTGAtaccaaatatttttaaatatttttgggaCTTTTTAGTGGATTAATAATGGGTTTAATTAATTTCTTAGTAGGCCTAGATTAataaggatttaattaaaataattaaggcCCTTAACTACACCTAATTAAAGCCCACGTAGCAACCTaataacttaattaaataaaacctACCCACCGCTACACCACAAAATCACGCCACTTTCACCTTCAGCACACACATATCACACACACTAGGACTCTAGGAGGGCTCTAGAGGAAGGAAGGAAGAAAGCTTTGCGTCCCATTCTTCTCTCGTCGCGCCGTCGCTCGTATATCGTAAGAATAAATAAACAAAGCATTTTTTCAACTTTTATTTATGCACCATTCAATCCATAATACTGCATATGTTTGATGTTGTGTTAATATTTTATAAGGGTGATGGTTTTTAATCTCATCCTTTTGCATATCATGTTTTCATGAAGGATTCTTAATGTTTAGGGAATTGTTGAAGGGGGGATGACCGTATGGAATGCTTCAAGGGCAGCACACCTGCACGCTAATCCCATGAAGGTCGAGCGAGGGAAGGGGCTGGTTTGGGGTTCCATCGGCTAAGGGGGCTGCATGGGGTCCTAACCAAGGTCTTTATTGAAgttttagggtcctaagaaggtcTAGGAGGGGTTCAGTTGGGAACGAGCTGGTGTAGCACAGCGGCCATGACTAAATAAGAGGTGCATGTTGGCTTGTTATGGAATGTGTGGCTCCTAGGGCAAGGGGATGGTGGAAAGGGGTGTTCCAGGGGCTAGGGTCCTGCCTTAGGGTCTTGGTGAGGCTCTAGTGTGAACCAAGAGTCAAGCCAAAGGCACCCAAGGTCACTGGAATGTGAGAACCCTTGATCAGGGTCTTGTTTAGGGTCTAAGTAAGGGGTCTAGGGCCTGTTTCAGATTCATTTCGAGCCGTGTTCCATTCGGGGTTGTAAATTGCCCGAACTTGTCAAAAAAGGGCCGAATTGAGcctatgttaaaaatttaatcCATGTTTCGGTTTTTTCTTGGGCTTGGGAACTTCCAGCAGCTTATATTGAGTCTTGGGATGATAGTAAAGGTCTGGTCTCGGGTTGGTTTGATTCGGAAGGATAGTTTGATCATTTGTTTAACATAAAACGCGAAATGGTGGTAGACGAGTCATCCGGTAAGCGAATTGAGTCGTCTTTTGAAACTTAGGTCCTAAGATTGAATTTACAGCAAGCTAATGGATATTTTTAGTGTTTTCAATGTTTTGAAATTGAGTCGTTTTTGTTAAGTCAAGGTCCGGGGTCGTCCGGTTACGTATAATGTTGAATCATGTGCGGTCGGTTCGAGGAAAGTCGAGGGCGGTTTGAAACTTCCAAAAAAATTCCACATcatgtaaaatattatttttagaagttttaaagtatatgcatgatatatgttATTTTATAAGTTTTAACGTATTTGCacgtatatattatttttagcaATCTCGACGTATACGAATGATATAAGCcattttggaaattttaaagaatatggaaagttattaatgttttatgaaatattaaagtaaagaaaaatatttttgaggaatgtgaattgATCGTGACGTAAAAGTAGTCAGGGAACCGCTGAAAACGAAAACGGTGAACTTGCAATGACAAAGAGGGTGAACCGTTGAAAAAGTGAATGGTGaagttatttttatgatagTCGATGGGATCATCGAAGAAGTGGATGTTGAACCCGACGGTCTagtactatggtttatagattgatcaatTGAATGAATGTTGTCACTTTCGAGGATCGGACTTCacctaaaaataataattttaaatagaaaattttcatatatacatatgatttcaaaattttcatatttttgaaggtTTCATGGTTgcatgaaaaatctattttttagTAAGAGTAATtttatgcatgtgattgtatatttgCTATATTAGGTTTGAGCAtgatgagtcattagactcactaggttgaATGGTTGCAGGTAATGATGATGTTGAGTCGTGAGATGCGGACTATCGAGTAATCCGACAGGCGCAGTGCATACCCGAGGACCTAGAAATTCCGCATATGTTAAAgacttttgatgattttatggaaTATCACTTCTATTTATAGACGGTTAAGATGCTAGAATTTATTGAGTTGATTCTAGACTTTTATTGCTTTATTTACTTATTCTGCATTAATGGTTTTGGATATTATGgaatttatttattgaattatttatgctagtttatttctgatgaattaattatgcatgGGCTAGGAAAAAAACTAGTGTAAAATAAATGAATTAGAAGTAGGTCGTTACAAGCCACATATTTTGCATGTGAGAATTCAAATCCGCATATGGGTGGTCGATTGTTGATATAATGGGGATTAGTCCCTCCATTtccatgcataaaattttgatgCAGTAACCTTACACTCCATATGTTGATCATCAATGGAGATTGAACTTCGTCATGAAAAAGGTAGTAAGAGCTTAAGTGAAATTTATTCAATGTTGGTGTTATTTATGCTATATCCGATAGTCCTTGGATTTCACTAGTCCAAGTAGCACCTAAGAAAGGGGGAATGACTGTAGTGAGAAATTACAAGAACAAGTTGACCTCGACTTGTACTGTCACTGGTTGGCGGGTATGCAGTGGctataggaagttgaacaatgctacacaaaaatatcatttttcgctttcattattgatcaaatggttGATAGATTAGGTGATTATCATAATTATTGCTTTCTAAATGGTTATTCATGTTATAATCAAATTGAAATAGTGTCAAATGATCAAGATAAGACTATCTTCACTTATCTCAATGGTACATTCGCTTTTAGGAGAATGTTGTTTGGACTTTGCAATGCACTTGCTACTTTTCAGAGGTGTATGCTGACTATCTTCTCTAATATGGTGCAAGCGataatggaagtcttcatggacaACTTCTCGGTATTTggatctcttttttttttataattgttttcaTAATATTTCCTCTATTTTGATATGATGTCAAGAAAAtaacttagttcttaattgggaaaaGTGTTATTTTATGGTGCAAGAGGTATCCTTGGACATAAAGTGTTATTAAGGGGATTGGAAGTAGACAGAGCCAAAATAGTAGCGACTAAAAAGATCCCACCACCAAGGAACATCAAAGGCATAAGAAGTTTTTTGGGACACGCTAGGTTCTATAAACGATATATTATAGACTTTTCTAAAATCATTAGACCCTTGTGAAATTTATGAGAAAATTATTCTACTTTTatctttgatgatgattgtttgcagaAGTTTAACAGGATCAAGCAATAACTTATTTCTAAACTTATCATGCCTAATTGGTAGGAGCCGTTTGATTTGATGTGCGATTCTAGCGATTTTGTTGTTGGAGCAGTTCTGGGACAAAGGAGAGAAAAGACATTTAGAGTAATTTACTATGCTAGTCGCACTATGGATGCAATACAACAGAATACACCACAATGAAAAAGTAGATGTTAGCAGTGGGGCTTGCATTTGAAAAATTcagaacatatatttttttcaccAAGGTTGGAATACCATTCTTCTATACTTGACACGATTAATGATAGTTATActcataatcaaaatagggttttaTGATATCCTTTATTATGAAGTAATTCAAATAAGAGTATAAATTTGacgttttataaaaattttggtatGATGTCCCCACATTTTGTAAAATCcaaaactcaagcaacaacatcGATGCATATATAgaatcatattttcatacacAGCCATACATCGTATCGTTATACGTATAGTCCTAAACATCGTTTCAAACCATGACataaaatttatcataataCATATgtggaagctatacaataagacgtccaggttcttgtcgaggtaggGCACGTCACAAACATCCATTGGCGAATCGGCATCTTATGcatcttcattacctgatcTTGTAATACATGAggtacgtgagtttataaaactcaataagttggcacttatagatatcaatatgcgtagaaaaaacatgcatatcaagccgtgatcaacaatgaatctttaaaccatgtcataccatagcatatattcatgttcatttttgtacttgagcctcattagttgatctgtactactgtgcttgctttattatatagctactactgtgttggatgTCAGGAGCACCTTtgacaaccccacgccccatgtacatatattggccaataggtacggtggacttaaaaccacccatgttGTCAACAAGCTcatataacataaaaaaatcagtcattttctttttcttttatgtTCATGTTCAAGACATAGCACTAATCTTCAATATTCATAAATGTCTtttatatttaatacataaaaatggaatatggtgctatgttttcatcaataaacatactaacaatgtacatatagcaataatcaatgggaagcaTTTGAAATACATAATATTACTCGTGTATTACTTCAAAAACATGACAACTTACAGTTCAAGAGTACGAATATTGGTTTGAGGCGATGTTTCTCGTTCTTATGTTGTCAAATATATCAATAGTTCAGTTACTAT
This window contains:
- the LOC142519763 gene encoding uncharacterized protein LOC142519763, with the protein product MMFCKYKAQLMGESVGDIPTAWTLELGEVKPSTITLQLADRSLTYPRWIVDNVLMNVEKFNFSADFMILDMEEDQYALLIFGRPFLAIDRALIDVHKGELTWRVGGGPMMFYIYKAIKEPRGKIACGRSFGEMSD